The genomic interval CCCGAGATCGGACAGCAGCCAAGCAATCATTTCCCGTTCCTCGAATCCGCCTGCTCCCAAATCAACGCACTTACGCATACTCGCCAGACAATTCTCATGATCCTTGATGCTGAGATAGCATTGAACAAACTGGCGTTCCAGAGGGAGTGAATCCGGTTGCTGACGCGATGCACTCTTCAGCAGCGAAAGCCGTTGTTGAGCCCGATCTGTCTCACCCAAAAGCCGACTTAACACAATGATGGCGTCGGCATCAGAGGGGTGAAGCTCAAGTTGCTCTCGGAGCAACTGCTCGGCATGTTCAAACTGCCCCAAAGAGAGCATGCAACTGGCGAGTTTAACTCTTTCGGTAAACTGATCTGGATTGGCAGAAAATGCCTGCCCCAAAAACTCCGCAGCCGCTTCGCGTTTCCCATTCGTCAGGCACTCGTTTGCGCGTTCGATGAAGGCAACTTGCAGCTTTGAAATCGCCCGATCATTCAATGCCAAGTTGAGTTGTCGCTTGGCGAGCGAGAAGACACGTCGAGTCAAATCCGAATTGGCGTCGGGGTTTTGGCGGAGCGTCAATGCGATGAAGCGGTCCAAGGCATTGGCATCGTTGGGGCGCAAGGAGACCGCGGCTGTCGCGTAGCCCATGGCATCTTCTCCCGTGGCCAGCCAATTGCCCATTCGGTTTTCGGCCAATGCCAGTAGCAGACGCTCGTTGTCCATTGATCGAACATAGGATTGCTGCAAGAGTTCGTATGCCAGGTCATGTATATTGAACCACTCGATTTCGTCGAATGTCCAATAGACGCGGATCTTTGTCAGTCGCTTCGTTCGGGGCGTTTCCTCTTTAGATGAGTACACCCGAACACGAAGTCCGTCGCGGAACTCCGTGGAGTTGGGAAACTCCACTTTGACGATGCAAGAACAGACCTCACGTCCAGGGGGATGAGCAAACTTCCAAGCGGTCCCGTAATCTTGGTTGAACGCACCTTGAATCGGGCCGTCATAGGATCGAACTTGATCCGCCATCACATTTGTCTTCTTGAACTCCACCGCTCCGCCGTAGGAATGGCCTCTGCCGAACAGTTCAAGGATCGAAACTCTTTGAAAAGCACGATCAGATAGAGCCGAATCATCGAAGGTATCGATCCGAAACGCAGTGGGTGCGGGGTGCCCTTTTGGAAAACCGAGATAGTCGAGTGTGACGTCAAACTGCTGCCCAGGCGTGACTGTAATCCAGCCGTCGTCGGTCAGCGATGCATCCACATTGCTACCGATGCGTGGATCCTTTGTTTGCCACTGAATCTCATTTCTCAACTTCTCGACCGTGCGATCGTTGGCGGATTGATTGACGAGATCAGAGAGCAGGATGATGTGATCGACCGGATGCTCACTCGCTGAGGGATCGCTAAGTAACCGCTGCAGCGACTCCAAGCCGGGGTTTTGCAACGATGCCCACAATTGCTGTGTCCATGGGTCTTGGTTCGCCTGATTCAATCTCTCCACGATTTGATCGACGTTTGCAGCGGTCGATTCGACATCCACGTGATCCGAGACACTCAGACGCAATCTCGCAAAATTTTGATCGCCCCACCGAGGGATGGAATGGTTGTGAAAGGTGATCCTCAACACGCGTGCAGTTCCCGGAGACGCCTCACTCAACAGCGTTTCATTCGCCATTTCGCCCATTCCGGCATCGTCCAAGCGAAAAATCGCCCATTGCTGACGAGTCGGCGAGAGCGTCAGATTCCAATGTGTTGCCGTGAGAGGTTCGTTGCGAAAACAAAATGAAGCCTCTGAGGACACGATGGAAATCGGCACGACCCGTTCGCCCTGGACAAGTTCAACGACGAGGTTCGACATGCACGCACTGCCATCCGGGCCCCGCCCAATGGTCCCAGTTGCCGCGTCAACGTTGTCCTCACCCCGAGTGCTCGGCAAGGCTTCGATTCGCAGCAATTCTGGGGTACTGTCCGATAGCGGGAAATCGAATTGATACACATCGCAAATCGGATTCTTTCCGATTGCTTCGATGGAACCGTCTTGCCGCTGAACCAACTGTGCACCACCTTTCGAATCGTACTGCCCGTCCTGCAGCAATCGCCACGGGATTTCGGCTCGCATTGTCGCAGGGGTGGCCTGTGCGACGGCCACTTGCAATAGTCGCAGGTGGATTTCGATTCGAGAGCGAGCCCACTCGGGCAACCGCTCTAATTTATCTAAGCCTTGTTCAGGTGATTGCAGATCCAGTCCCCACTCCTGTAACGCTTCGATCGTCGGGCCGATCGCAATACCGCTGGCGAAGTGTGGCTTTTCCTCAACACTCCATGAACGGACGATCGGCGCTGATACGTCTTGGTCCATCGCCTCAAATCGAATCTTCTCGATTCGGTTCAGCAGCAAGATCGTTTCATTGATCTCTTCCCATTGATTGCGGAGACTGGCGACGCGGTCATGGACTTCGTTCCCTTCATCGTTCAGGCCCCCTTGCCACTCCTCTGCTTGCAGCACCGCCGCCCTGGCGCGATCCAGCTGCCCCTGAGTCGGGGCTTCCTGTGCGATATCAGCAAGCGATGTGGCGCCCGCAGTCAGCTCTTTGTCGATCCGGGCGACGATTTCGCGTTGCCGTTGTTTCAGCTCTTCGATTTGATTTTGCTGAACGAGCGCCGCGCGACGTTCAGCGTCCGCGAGGGCCTCTCGATTTCGTGCGATCCACCACCCCACGGCGAGCGAACCGGCGAAACCGATGATGACAATGCTCAGCAGCATCGTACTGAGCCGTCGCCGCCGTCGCTCGGCCGCCGCAGTTTGCTCTGCTTCCTCTGCCCTTGCCCCCGAAGCAGCTCGATCCAGTTCTGCAACCCTCAGTCGGTCCTCCAGACTCGTTCGATACTCGATCATCTTGTGGGCAAGTTCACCTGCATTGGCGGGCCGATCCAACTTGTTCGGCGAGAGAGCCTCTCGCACGATCGCCTTCAGAGCATCGTCGCAACCGCACTCGTCCAGACGCTGGTAGCATTCCTGCAGGTCCCCTTGGCGAACCATTTGCAACAGCTTGCGACCGTCGGGTTCGCGATAGGCGGGGTACCCGGTCAGGATGCGACACAAAATGGAGCCCAATGCGAATACGTCTGAACGGAAGTCCATTTCGTGGACGAGGCCGTTGGCCTGTTCGGGCGGCATGTAGGCAAGCGTACCGATGACGCTGCCGATTCGCGTTCGCGACTCATCGGTCTGACTCGGGTCGGAATGGCTATCGGGAGAACTGGGCGTCTGAATGACCGTGACCGTTTGTTCGATAAGCTTGCCCGTGTCAGAAAGCTCACCTTTGGCGACGACCACGCCTGGGTCTAGATCTTCCCGTGCATTCCTTTCTGCGACGATAGCCGACTCATCTGGTTGGCCGACGACCTTTGCCAAGCCCCAATCGAGGACTTGAACCTCGCCAAACGCTCCCACCATGATGTTGGACGCTTTCAAGTCACGATGGATGACATTCTTGGAATGCGCGTAGGCCAGGGTTTGGCACACCGAGACAAACGGGTCAAGCCAAACCTTCACATCGTTGGCGACGCCGTGCTGCTCCAGGGAATCGCTCAGCGTCTGTCCCTTGACGTACTTCATCGTAAAGTACGAGATGCCTGAATCGAGCGTGCCGAAGTCATAGATGGGAACGATCCCAGGGTGTTGTAGCTGGCCGCCAATCTGCGCCTCTTCGACAAATCGACGATGAAGGTCGACTCTCGACGTACCTTCACGCCTCAAGACCTTGAGCGCGACGTTGCGTCCCAGCACATGATCCAGGACCAAGTAGACCTCGCCCATTCCACCACACCCAAGCAATCGCCGATAAGCGTATCGACGGGGTAGCGTTGGCGCATCGCCAGGAATGAAATCAGAGTCCGCAGCGGGTTCGGCAAATCCGTCGACGGCCAACCCGCATCCCTCGTTTGCACGCGACGGTTTCCGCATGTCCGAGTTTGCGAAATCAAAGGCACGCCCCAGCGTATCGAGTGAAACATCGCCGTCGGTATTACGATCATCAAGCCGAGTGGGATGGTCGCTTCCTCGTCCCGAGTTCGATGATGCGTTGTTCTCGTCTGTCATTTCGCGATACGGATTCTGTAGGGCGCGACCCACTCGACGGACTTACAGGGGGTACCAAACTGTGGCAATCCAAGCTCGTGAAATGGTCTTGAGAGGCTCAGTCTATCTCTCGCGATCCGATTGTACTGAAGACTTCATCGAACATGTTCAGGTTCGATGTCGCAGTCGTCGATTCAGAGCCATCCATTGCCGTCGGAGCGGTCGGAATCGAAGGCTCTGTCGCGGGCAACGTTCCGCCCGTCAACTGGAAAACCTCGAACAGATCACCTGAAAAACTGATCGTGCCGTTGCCGTCGATGTCATAACGGCGGAAGCTCGGATCCGCGGGATCGTTTCCAGTGTTTGAGAAAACGGTAAAAAGGTCTCCTGAGAAGCTAACGGAACCGGAGTTGTCGACGTCCCCTGGCAACACATTGAATCGAAAGTGAAAGTCGCCAAGTGTGTTGGAGTCACCGGACGAAGATTCTTGACCGGTCGTCCATTCACCGTCCAGCCGGTTTCCCGCAGCGTCCGTCAATGTGTCGAACACCGTCAACAGCATTCGATCCGCCTGGATACTGGCCAACGGACGAATCACCAGCCGATAGGTTGCCGGGTCGTAATCAATCGAATCCACCCGAGCCAAGTTCAGTCCGTCAGCGCCCTGCAGGAACAGGTGTTCGGGTGCCAGCGAATCTCCAACATCCTCGCTGAACTGTATAGTGATTTCATCGACTCCGCCTCGCCATGGCACGCTATGGGATTGATGAATACCACGCAACGAATAGCCGGGTTCATCGCCAAAAGTCTGACGCAGAGCCGAACCCCACTGCTCTGAGTTGACCCAGACATCGTCAATCCGTGGCGGCGTGACGTCGGGCGCAAAGTAGACGCCGAAGTTGTATCCGAGAAGCGGATCGCCGGTCACCACTGTCAGGTCCAGTTGGCCACTGGACGGATACGTCGCCACGGCGTGGTCAACGGGGCGGACTGTGATCCGATGATTACCCTGTGGCACATCCACGAACACGTAGTTTCCGGATTCATTGGCGGGAGTAATTGGATTGTCCGCCTGAGTCGTGGTGACACGGTCGACGCTGCCATCACCGTCGATATCCAGTTCGACAACTTGACCGGGAACCCCCGCGTCCGAAACGATCGGGTAGCTAAGCCGGAATTCGAATCCTGCACCGAGCCGCTGGACCACGACTCCGTTGCCAAACTGCACCGTGGCAGTCAATTCACCGTCCGACAGCCAACCGTTGATCGTCGCTGCATCGACCACCAGCGAATCCGAATCGGAAACAAGCAGATCGCCGCTGTTGACATTTCCGAGCCACTGCAACGTCAACTCATTCTCGATGATGACGGTCGCCCCGGTGTTGGCGACACCCAGATAGCCAATCGCGGAAAGCTCCAGCGTCGCATCCCCCACGGCGGTTCCCATCGAAGCGATGGAAACATTCGTCACGATATCTCGCAGCACGGCAAGCGGGGCTTGATAGCTGCCCGAAGCAAGGTTTTCATCGGCGCTGACGTAGGCGATGGTGATCTTGATGAAGTTGCTATTGTTGGACGAAAACGATCCAGGGGCGATCGTTGTTGCTTGGAGCTGCAATACACCATCTGCGATAGCGGCGTCCCAAGCAGGCCCCTCCAGTTCCACGGTACGCGTGGCGTAGATCTCTGCATTGCCCTCCGGCTGAACTCCGGCGAACAGGGGATAAGTGATCGAGTCGAGCTTGACATTGAGTGTCGCATTCGCCAAACCCAGGTGACCACGGACCTGAACGGTCATTCTGGCGGCACCTGCGAAAGTCGGCAGGTTGGTGAGCGTGTAGTTCGATGGCACGTATGGAAAAATGGAGCCACCGAATGTGTGCGTCACAACAAACTCATGGTCGGCTCGTGAGTGAATGACACCGTCATTGTCCGAGTCATTGTAGACCGACCCAAAGATGGACGACTCAGGCGGATTGAGCAACACAGAAACCGTGTCGAGCCCGACACCCTGATTGCGATTGTTCGTCTCGTTTGTTTCAGCGATCAAACCGGTCGCGTCAACCACGTAGCCGATTGTGTAGTTCGTCTGCCCGTCCGTCCAGAACGTTTCGCCAGGACCTGGTAACGTCAAACGAACTTGATCAACGATGCTGCCGCTGCCCAGGACCCCGGCAATGGAATCGGTTCCGATCCGGTAGTCCGTCGCAGGATCGATCGTGCTGTCGGAGCTGATGTAGAACTCAATGATCGAACCTGGGGTGGGACCGCCACCCGAGTTGGATACCGTGTATTCCAGTTCGACGACTCCGCCCCAGACGTCGTCTGAGGACAGAACCGTCAATCCGGCG from Stieleria varia carries:
- a CDS encoding serine/threonine-protein kinase produces the protein MTDENNASSNSGRGSDHPTRLDDRNTDGDVSLDTLGRAFDFANSDMRKPSRANEGCGLAVDGFAEPAADSDFIPGDAPTLPRRYAYRRLLGCGGMGEVYLVLDHVLGRNVALKVLRREGTSRVDLHRRFVEEAQIGGQLQHPGIVPIYDFGTLDSGISYFTMKYVKGQTLSDSLEQHGVANDVKVWLDPFVSVCQTLAYAHSKNVIHRDLKASNIMVGAFGEVQVLDWGLAKVVGQPDESAIVAERNAREDLDPGVVVAKGELSDTGKLIEQTVTVIQTPSSPDSHSDPSQTDESRTRIGSVIGTLAYMPPEQANGLVHEMDFRSDVFALGSILCRILTGYPAYREPDGRKLLQMVRQGDLQECYQRLDECGCDDALKAIVREALSPNKLDRPANAGELAHKMIEYRTSLEDRLRVAELDRAASGARAEEAEQTAAAERRRRRLSTMLLSIVIIGFAGSLAVGWWIARNREALADAERRAALVQQNQIEELKQRQREIVARIDKELTAGATSLADIAQEAPTQGQLDRARAAVLQAEEWQGGLNDEGNEVHDRVASLRNQWEEINETILLLNRIEKIRFEAMDQDVSAPIVRSWSVEEKPHFASGIAIGPTIEALQEWGLDLQSPEQGLDKLERLPEWARSRIEIHLRLLQVAVAQATPATMRAEIPWRLLQDGQYDSKGGAQLVQRQDGSIEAIGKNPICDVYQFDFPLSDSTPELLRIEALPSTRGEDNVDAATGTIGRGPDGSACMSNLVVELVQGERVVPISIVSSEASFCFRNEPLTATHWNLTLSPTRQQWAIFRLDDAGMGEMANETLLSEASPGTARVLRITFHNHSIPRWGDQNFARLRLSVSDHVDVESTAANVDQIVERLNQANQDPWTQQLWASLQNPGLESLQRLLSDPSASEHPVDHIILLSDLVNQSANDRTVEKLRNEIQWQTKDPRIGSNVDASLTDDGWITVTPGQQFDVTLDYLGFPKGHPAPTAFRIDTFDDSALSDRAFQRVSILELFGRGHSYGGAVEFKKTNVMADQVRSYDGPIQGAFNQDYGTAWKFAHPPGREVCSCIVKVEFPNSTEFRDGLRVRVYSSKEETPRTKRLTKIRVYWTFDEIEWFNIHDLAYELLQQSYVRSMDNERLLLALAENRMGNWLATGEDAMGYATAAVSLRPNDANALDRFIALTLRQNPDANSDLTRRVFSLAKRQLNLALNDRAISKLQVAFIERANECLTNGKREAAAEFLGQAFSANPDQFTERVKLASCMLSLGQFEHAEQLLREQLELHPSDADAIIVLSRLLGETDRAQQRLSLLKSASRQQPDSLPLERQFVQCYLSIKDHENCLASMRKCVDLGAGGFEEREMIAWLLSDLGRDDEAFDEMERALEHAEYESQRSYAVFFHLATKGPDETAAWVRHHCRQGWQNAGVLRDTLRNALIAWSRDGADPLFVATIDARRRRPALHRLHTLDNIEFLIEIVLEEFPEDGQTQLVAALVFFECGRYDEALELARKYWKSKSKGYQFLGPMNQMGIEAGCLHRLGQTDEALPIYRKMLRSPDAIGGALQFYSMSFLHSHPALLELKEMLDAEEGVDDSDTEVKDLENADGEPE
- a CDS encoding S8 family serine peptidase, which produces MLDAAGFEGIEFCEPHEFVDEPAEVSVQTTAGDAAGSDALLIDTAQNGSAFYGPYYSSDHFNPVISISDSTTSNDLANDSVSFGFDEASDRDVSDAVAKALAELSLTGSDIPIRIPTLIEPLEPTDSVGVNLVASTNRINIDGFRSDSRFASFDGGSFATVIIDSGIDLDHPHFGPDSNGDGIADRIVYQASFVGTASADDDNGHGTHVAATVASSDSQYEGVAPGADIIALKTQNSRGSGSFAGVEQALKWVVSNAATYNIASVNMSLGDGSFITEAISQYGIGDEMAALAAMNIIVVSSSGNEYHSGNGNGVGYPSADPNSLSIGSERSGGGLSGFSQRDPELTTVFAPGDRVEAAWPGGGVRSLAGTSMASPHVAGVVLLAQEVAEDQLGRRLTFKEFEHLIRQTGPGRGLIPETGVDYPGVDMLALAESIVAMAESSSDLSISNLTVSAGPLRGDAGSATFTITNSGSTATPVSEVGLFVSRNEVVSFTGDLRLADAAVPSLGAGQSTNLTVPFTFPAANDPFWDFDSQYTIGLWVDSLSAIDELNELNNLSSTEGVDQVGVTINNLPQDLAGAGLTVLSSDDVWGGVVELEYTVSNSGGGPTPGSIIEFYISSDSTIDPATDYRIGTDSIAGVLGSGSIVDQVRLTLPGPGETFWTDGQTNYTIGYVVDATGLIAETNETNNRNQGVGLDTVSVLLNPPESSIFGSVYNDSDNDGVIHSRADHEFVVTHTFGGSIFPYVPSNYTLTNLPTFAGAARMTVQVRGHLGLANATLNVKLDSITYPLFAGVQPEGNAEIYATRTVELEGPAWDAAIADGVLQLQATTIAPGSFSSNNSNFIKITIAYVSADENLASGSYQAPLAVLRDIVTNVSIASMGTAVGDATLELSAIGYLGVANTGATVIIENELTLQWLGNVNSGDLLVSDSDSLVVDAATINGWLSDGELTATVQFGNGVVVQRLGAGFEFRLSYPIVSDAGVPGQVVELDIDGDGSVDRVTTTQADNPITPANESGNYVFVDVPQGNHRITVRPVDHAVATYPSSGQLDLTVVTGDPLLGYNFGVYFAPDVTPPRIDDVWVNSEQWGSALRQTFGDEPGYSLRGIHQSHSVPWRGGVDEITIQFSEDVGDSLAPEHLFLQGADGLNLARVDSIDYDPATYRLVIRPLASIQADRMLLTVFDTLTDAAGNRLDGEWTTGQESSSGDSNTLGDFHFRFNVLPGDVDNSGSVSFSGDLFTVFSNTGNDPADPSFRRYDIDGNGTISFSGDLFEVFQLTGGTLPATEPSIPTAPTAMDGSESTTATSNLNMFDEVFSTIGSREID